Below is a window of Gloeocapsa sp. DLM2.Bin57 DNA.
CAGCTGATTTGTGCAAAAAAAAACAACTTAAGCAAATATATGCTTATTTATGGGAAAGAGATAATTTAGCTCACGCTCAAGGAATACATTTTACCAGTGAACAGGAATGTCAAATCTCAGAACGTTTTGGCTGTCAAACTAAAGATTTAATTAGACCATTAGGAGTAAATATACCCTCAGTTATGCCAAAATTAGGGCAAGGACGTCAGAAATTGGGGATAAATGAGCAATCACTACTGATTCTGTTTATGTCGCGTTTAGACCCCAAAAAAGGACTAGAATTATTGATGACAGCTTTAGAGAATATCTACTCTGACGGGGTGGATTTCCAATTAGTCTTAGCGGGAAGTAATCCCCAAAATCAAGAATATGAACAACAAATTAAAACTCGCGTCTCTCAATCTGTTTTAAAGTCTCGAACTCATTTTACAGGTTTTGTAGAAGGTGAGTATAAATATGAATTACTACGAGATGCCGATTTATTCGTTTTACCCTCATACTATGAAAATTTTGGCATCGCAGTAGTAGAAGCAATGGCGATGGGAACACCTGTGGTTGTCTCAAAACAAGTATATATTTATGAGGATATAGCCCCAGGAGGTTGGGTATGTGATAATCAGGCTAAGGATTTGACTAAGGTTTTGTTAGAAGCTTGTCAAAATGAACAATTAAGACGAGAAAAAGGAGAAAAAGCCCAAAAAATCGCCCAAGAGAAGTATAGTTGGCAAGCGATCGCTCAACAAATGATTACAGCTTATCAAAATAAGGGGAAAACCGAATAGATCTAGTGGTGAAATTCCTAAACTAAGATAGTAACAGAATCAGAGACAATGAGAAAATAAAAGCAAGGAGAAGAGATATGACTGTATTAGAAAAAGGTAACATCACGATTCACACAGAGAATATCTTCCCGATTATCAAAAAATCACTCTACACAGATCACGAAATATTTTTACGGGAATTAATCTCTAATAGCGTCGATGCGATCGCTAAATTAAAGATGGTAGCTTACTCAGGAGAGATTAGCAGAGAATTAGCCGAACCCTTAATAGAAATTAATATTGACACAGAAAATAAAACCCTCTCAGTCAGTGATACCGGAATTGGTATGACAGCTGAAGAAATAAAAAGATATATCAATCAAGTAGCTTTTTCTAGCGCGGAAGAATTCATCAGTAAATATCAAAAAGACGCCAATGATTTAATAGGTCATTTTGGTTTAGGCTTCTATTCTAGCTTCATGGTAGCCAAAAAAGTAGAAATCGATACCTTATCCTCTAAAGATGGCGCAGAAGCTGTACACTGGTCTTGTGATGGTTCACCAGAATTTGAATTAACCCCTTCAGAACGTACAACACCAGGAACAACCATTACACTGACTCTCCTAGATGATGAACTAGAATATCTCGAAAAAGCCCGCATTCAACAATTAATTAAAACCTATTGTGACTTTATGTCAGTTCCCATCAAACTAGATGGAGAAGTAATTAATAAACAGCGATCGCCCTGGAAAGAATCAGCCCAAAACCTGACAGAAGAGGATTATCTAGAATTTTATCGTTATTTGTACCCCTTTACCGAAGATCCGATTTTATGGGTACATCTCAACACAGATTATCCCTTTTTACTTAACGGTATTCTCTATTTTCCTAAACTACGAGGAGATATAGACATTACCAAAGGACACATTAAACTGTTCTCTAATCAAGTCTTCGTCAGTGACCATTGTGAAGAGATTATACCAGAATTTTTAATGCCCCTACGTGGTGTGATCGATAGTCCTGATATTCCTTTAAACGTTTCGAGAAGTTCTCTAACTAACCATCGTACCGTCAGACGTATCGCTGACTTTATCGCCAAAAAAATAGGCGATCGCCTCAACAGTCTCTATAAAGAAAACTATCAGGTTTATACTCAAGGTTGGCAAGACTTAGGAACATTCGTCAAATACGGTTCACTCAAAGACGAAAAATTCAAAAAACAAGTAGAAGATATCATCATCTACCGTACCACCTATCAACCAGAAGATAGTCAAGATAGCGATAACTATACCACACTGAAAGCTTATTTAGAGCGCAACCAAAGCAAACACGAAAACCGCGTTTTTTATTGTACAGATCCAGATACCCAGAGTACTTATGTAGAATTGTACAAAAAACAGGGAATAGAAGTATTATTCCTCGATACCTTTATCGATGCTAACTACTTTATCCCCTTCCTCGAACAAGAGTATCAAGACGTGAAATTCTCTCGGGTAGATTCTGAATTAGATAAAACCCTCTTACAAACAGATGAAGAGACAGAATTAGTTGATCCTACCAGTAATAAAACTCGTTCGGAAGTCATTAAAGAACTCTTTGAGAAAGCACTCAATAAACCCCGAGTTAACGTCAAAACTCAATCACTCAAATCTGATGACCCAGATTCTACCCCACCTGCGATGATTTTGCTACCTGAAGCGATGCGACGTCTGCAAGAAATGACTGCGTTAATGCAGCAAAAAAACATGACTTTTCCCGAAGATCATGTATTAGTGATTAACACTACTCACCCTTTGATCGATAACATTTATCAAATGAGTAAAGGAATGATTGTTCAGGAAACAGGTACATCAAATACACAAGAGTTAGTAGATTTAATGTGCCAACACGTGTACGATTTAGCTTTAATGGCGCAAAAAGCCTTTGACGCAGAAGCTATTAAAGGATTCCTCGAACGTTCTAATCAAGTGTTAACACGATTAAGCAAATAGTATTAAAGTAGATAAAGGGTTAGTTCGTCTAACCCCCTTTTTTTATCTTAGTAGTTTAATCGTGATCAACTTTAACTCTTGTTTGAATTCAACAACTACTCTTATGTACATCTATTATCCCCTTGGAGCGATCGCCTTATTAATAACCGTGGGTATGGTGATATATTTAATCACCCCTCGTCGTTATCAATCTTCAGCAACAGTAGCCAACTCCTATGACGAATGGACAGAAGATGGTATTTTAGAATTTTATTGGGGAGAACATATCCATCTAGGTTATTACGGTTCACCTCCACAAGGCAAAAACTTTTTACAAGCTAAATCTGACTTTGTCCATGCCATGGTTAAATGGGGAGGATTAGATAAATTACCCCGAGGGACAACGGTTTTAGACGTAGGTTGTGGAATTGGCGGAAGTAGTCGTATCCTAGCTAAAGATTATGGTTTTGCAGTCACAGGTATAACTATAAGTCCTCAACAAGTCAAACGCGCACAAGAATTAACCCCTAGTGAAATTACGGCTCAATTTGCGGTAGATGACGCTTTAAACCTATCTTTTGGCGAGGGGAGTTTTGACGTAGTTTGGTCAATTGAAGCAGGACCACATATGGAAGATAAAGCTAAATTTGCGCAAGAATTAATGAGGGTTTTAAAACCAGGAGGAATCTTAGTAGTAGCTGACTGGAATCAAAGATGTGAGTCGAAAAAACCTCTCAACTTTTGGGAAAAACTAGTTATGCGTCAATTGTTGGATCAGTGGTCTCATCCTGCTTTTGCTAGTATAGAAGGCTTTGCCGAACTTCTCAGCGCTACAGGATTAGTGGCAGGAGAAGTTATGACCACGGATTGGACAAAAGAAACCCTACCTTCTTGGTTAGATTCTATTTGGCAAGGTATAGTTAGACCTAAAGGTTTAATCCTTTTTGGTTTCTCAGGATTCCTCAAATCTCTTCGAGAAGTACCTACTATATTACTTATGTACTTAGCATTTAGTACAGGTCTTTGTCGTTTTGGTATGTTTAAGGCGGTTAGAACTACAGCAGATTGTCAAGAACTACAAGAAGTTTAATTATGACTTTTATTCACATCCCCAAACCATGGCAAAGTAAAGAAAATCAGGCAACCTCTCAGGAGGTTTACTTTAATCGTCGTCGTTTCCTGAAAGCAGCTTTAGGAACAGGTATTATCGCTAGTATCGCCCCTTTAACAGGTTGCCAGAAATCCCTCTCGGAAACTACCTTAGAAAAAACCCTAGCATTACCTACTATACCAGGAGTAACCCCTAACCCTAACTGGCAAAACGTAGATAGACCAATGACTAAAGAGATATTAGCTGGTCAATATAATAACTTCTACGAATTTGGTAGTAATAAAAAAATCTGGTTAAACGCCCAAAATTTACCTACTGACAATTGGCGAGTAGAAGTAACAGGATTAGTTAAATATCCCCAAACCTATGATTTAGATGACCTGAAAACCAAATTTCCCCTAGAAGAGAGAATCTATCGTTTTCGTTGTGTGGAAGCTTGGTCGATGGTTTTACCCTGGGTTGGCTTTCCTATGGCAGCCTTAATTAAAGCAGTTGAACCCGATTATAGGGCAAAATTTGTCAGGTTTACCTCTTTTTATGATCCTGAAATTACCACAGGTCCTGCTTTTCATCTGGGATCATTACCATGGCCCTATCAAGAGAGTTTACGTATTGAGGAGATGGCTAATGAATTAGCTTTTTTCGCAGTAGGTATCTATGGTCATGATTTACCCAAACAACATGGGGCGCCCATACGTATGGTTATTCCCTGGAAATACGGTTTTAAAGGGGCTAAATCCATCGTTAAAATTGAATTTGTCGAGACTCAACCAGCTACTTATTGGCATACCTTAGTTCCTAATGAGTACGATTTTGAGGCTAATGTTAATCCCACTAAACCTCATCCTCGTTGGTCTCAAGCTACGGAACGCTTTATCAGTAATGGTCCTGGTTTAACTTGGGAGGTTAAGGAAACTCTACCCTATAATGGTTATGGGGAGTATGTATCTTTATTGTATTAATATAAGTTAATAGCTTTAGATCATGTCCGTTTAATTAGTTATGGCGACTGCTATAATTCATCCAACAAGTAATTGTAATAAAGATTTAGTAATAGGAAAATTAGTCTGACGTTCAAAATATAAGAACATCGGACTAAAATTAGCCTCTAAAAACACATATTCACCATCAGGAGTTAATCGCCAATCAATAGCAGTCCATTCTAACCACAAAGCGGGAGTAATCTTTAAACAATCATTGATGAGAGAATCTGGTAATTGTACGGGTAATAACTGTGTTTGCTTATCCCGGCGAAAATCTACAGAGTTACTACGAATTTCAGCGCTATAAACCGATTTACCAATAACATAACTTCTGATATTTGTACCTGGTATATACTCTTGCAGAGTAATCGGAGAAACCTTTAAAACTCTGTTGAGACGTTGAGTATCTAAATAATCTTGAGATAAAATACCCGTATGAGCACCCCCATAAACTGGTTTAAAGATAACCTGGGGATAACGTTGAGCAAATTCTAACACTGCTTGAGGTTCATTGGTGATTAAAGTATCAGGGATTCTAACTCCTAGTTGTTGTACTTTTTTTAGTTGTAAAGGTTTTTCCCGATGAAATTGATAAGCTTGCCAAGAATTAACCCAACGGATGGAACTTTCTTGTAAAAAAGTCCTTAGAGTACTCATACTATCATTATGGGCTATTTGATATTGTTGGCGATCTTCTAATTTAGGAATCTTGACAGGATACATAGTACGCCAAAAAACACTACTAATCTCCTCAAAGGCAAGAATGTCACCATTAGGGAGTTTTAACCTTCCTTGATGATTTTGAGAATAGCAAGATAAACTAATTTGCCCAGGAAACAAGGATGTATCAAGATAATGTGCATCACATCCTTGTTTTTTTAACTCTGTTAGTATGTGTACTGCGTGAGGTTCAGTGTTATTCCCTAATACTAAAATAGACATTATACTTAGAGAAATGATAAATCAGTA
It encodes the following:
- a CDS encoding glycosyltransferase, which gives rise to MRILQIIPSLSLIYGGPSQMVLGLSQALASEGIDVTIITTNANGDQGQLPLTVPLGTPVRQDGYQVIYFRCSPWRRYKFSLGLLTWLYRNANNYDLAHIHALFSPVSTAAAKIARYRQLPYILRPLGTLDPADLCKKKQLKQIYAYLWERDNLAHAQGIHFTSEQECQISERFGCQTKDLIRPLGVNIPSVMPKLGQGRQKLGINEQSLLILFMSRLDPKKGLELLMTALENIYSDGVDFQLVLAGSNPQNQEYEQQIKTRVSQSVLKSRTHFTGFVEGEYKYELLRDADLFVLPSYYENFGIAVVEAMAMGTPVVVSKQVYIYEDIAPGGWVCDNQAKDLTKVLLEACQNEQLRREKGEKAQKIAQEKYSWQAIAQQMITAYQNKGKTE
- the htpG gene encoding molecular chaperone HtpG, giving the protein MTVLEKGNITIHTENIFPIIKKSLYTDHEIFLRELISNSVDAIAKLKMVAYSGEISRELAEPLIEINIDTENKTLSVSDTGIGMTAEEIKRYINQVAFSSAEEFISKYQKDANDLIGHFGLGFYSSFMVAKKVEIDTLSSKDGAEAVHWSCDGSPEFELTPSERTTPGTTITLTLLDDELEYLEKARIQQLIKTYCDFMSVPIKLDGEVINKQRSPWKESAQNLTEEDYLEFYRYLYPFTEDPILWVHLNTDYPFLLNGILYFPKLRGDIDITKGHIKLFSNQVFVSDHCEEIIPEFLMPLRGVIDSPDIPLNVSRSSLTNHRTVRRIADFIAKKIGDRLNSLYKENYQVYTQGWQDLGTFVKYGSLKDEKFKKQVEDIIIYRTTYQPEDSQDSDNYTTLKAYLERNQSKHENRVFYCTDPDTQSTYVELYKKQGIEVLFLDTFIDANYFIPFLEQEYQDVKFSRVDSELDKTLLQTDEETELVDPTSNKTRSEVIKELFEKALNKPRVNVKTQSLKSDDPDSTPPAMILLPEAMRRLQEMTALMQQKNMTFPEDHVLVINTTHPLIDNIYQMSKGMIVQETGTSNTQELVDLMCQHVYDLALMAQKAFDAEAIKGFLERSNQVLTRLSK
- a CDS encoding methyltransferase domain-containing protein, with the protein product MYIYYPLGAIALLITVGMVIYLITPRRYQSSATVANSYDEWTEDGILEFYWGEHIHLGYYGSPPQGKNFLQAKSDFVHAMVKWGGLDKLPRGTTVLDVGCGIGGSSRILAKDYGFAVTGITISPQQVKRAQELTPSEITAQFAVDDALNLSFGEGSFDVVWSIEAGPHMEDKAKFAQELMRVLKPGGILVVADWNQRCESKKPLNFWEKLVMRQLLDQWSHPAFASIEGFAELLSATGLVAGEVMTTDWTKETLPSWLDSIWQGIVRPKGLILFGFSGFLKSLREVPTILLMYLAFSTGLCRFGMFKAVRTTADCQELQEV
- the msrP gene encoding protein-methionine-sulfoxide reductase catalytic subunit MsrP codes for the protein MTFIHIPKPWQSKENQATSQEVYFNRRRFLKAALGTGIIASIAPLTGCQKSLSETTLEKTLALPTIPGVTPNPNWQNVDRPMTKEILAGQYNNFYEFGSNKKIWLNAQNLPTDNWRVEVTGLVKYPQTYDLDDLKTKFPLEERIYRFRCVEAWSMVLPWVGFPMAALIKAVEPDYRAKFVRFTSFYDPEITTGPAFHLGSLPWPYQESLRIEEMANELAFFAVGIYGHDLPKQHGAPIRMVIPWKYGFKGAKSIVKIEFVETQPATYWHTLVPNEYDFEANVNPTKPHPRWSQATERFISNGPGLTWEVKETLPYNGYGEYVSLLY